aactaaaagtataaatcctcatgaataaaaatagtactccctccgtcccaataaaagtggccactttttttgggcacgaagattaagagaGTGCTAGTTAAGCTTAAATCATGTGGGGTCCACTTATGTAATGACTTTATTAGTGAGGTAATCCCAACTACCTCTTGTAATTACTTTTTCCACtttttaacattaataaatttaaatttgattaattaaaatctgaaatttaaaattaaatttaaattaatttaaatttgtaaCACTTAACCAAATTCTAGAACAACCCATTTTCACAAGGAAGGCGACAAATTCTGGAACACTTAACCAAATTCTacactataaaaaaaatctggAACAACATTAACCAAATTCTGGCGGCAGAATTAACTTTTCCCATAGAAATGCAAGCCCAAATTTGGGCGGCAGTTTTTACAACCAAAAATGAAAGAGGATTTTGAAATTCCCTCTACATTCATCTATAAATAAGAGATGTTCCTATACATAACTATTCCCTTCACAATTCTAAAAAAATCACCAACAATGGTGAGCAAAAATCTGTCAAATTAACCAATAAAGGAATAGAATAGTCCAATATCTACTGCAAGATCTGAAAAATAGCAAGCCAAGTAGTGGAGCTATGAAGGATGTTGTCACCATCTTCAAGTCCTCGAAGCGGACCGTCACTCGCCTTTGGGCTGCAGCcaagaaacaacaaaacaaaggTGAGCAAATTTATCTTACAAGTGCAAAACCAAATGCACCTAGAAGGAAGAGAGTTCATGTAGACCTAGAGCTAATACAAAGCTTAGATCTACAAAAACGATCGACAATACGTAGGCTGACTGTGGGGATCAATCGAAGCAAAGGCACCGTTTGGAGGTGGGTTAATCAAGGGCTGATCAGAGCCCACACAAGCGCAATTAAGCTAAAGCATCGTATTGCCTGTAGCCTCGAGTGGTATAGCTTCATTATTACTCCCTAAAGGCAGAACTGCACACTCGAGATTTGGTATACCGTTAGATTGTGATGAGAACTCCACATGCCACAAGATCAAGCCAGACAGCAATTTCACTAGACTCCTCAAGAAGACAAAGCTCATTATTTGGGATGAAGCACCTATGACGCACAAATACTGCTTTGAAGCGCTGGATAGGAGCTTGAAGAATGTTATGCGATCCCCCGAATGAAGTTGTTCCGTGAAACCATTTGGTGGTTTGGTTGTTGTACTAGGGGGATTTTAGGAAGATCTTGTCAGTTGTCCCCAATGGGAGCCGACACGACATTGTGCATGTTTTAATAAGCTCTTCTCAACTTTGGACATCGTGCAAAGTTCTAGGGTTGACTAAAAATATGAGATTATAGGTATTTCATGATAACGCAATATCATAACTAAGTTCATCTATATTATGTCCTTGATAAATTGTCTGTATAAATAACTTCTAATGTCAGGGAAGAACGTATGGATCTGATGCTGAAGACATTAAGAAATTTGCACAATTGATACTTAGTATAAGGGATGGTGCAACTGGTGAGAGTATTGGTGATGGAGAAGTCGATTTGAGGTTACCGGACGATATGATAATACGAGATTCAAATAATCCTATATCATCCATAGTGAAAAGTACTTATCCAGGCGTACTGCATACCGTGTCAGATCTAGAATATTTTAAGGATAGAGCTATCCTGGCCCCTACCAATAATATGGTTTATTCGATTAATGAATATGTCATGTCCTTGATGCCTGCCAAAGAAAGGGTATACCTTAGCTCGGATAACATTTGCAAAGATGATGGAGAAGTTGACCTCAATGATGAAGTCTTTTCAGTTGAGTATCTCAACACGATCAAGTGTTTGGGATTGCCAAGTCATGAAATCAAATTGAAGGAGGGGTGCATTATCATACTTCTCATAAATATAGATTCTTCAAATGAGCTTTGCAATGACACAAGGATGATAGTCACTAAACTTGGGGCTCGCGTGATTGAAGCCAAGTTGATTTCAGGTAATAATACAGGCAAAAAGTTTCTCATTGCAAGAATGATCATGAGCCCCTAGGACTTCACAAAATTTCCGATTCGATTTCAAAGGAGTCTGTTCCCACTGAGTCTTTGTTTTGCAATGACAATAAACAAAAGCCAGGGTCAATCTCTTGCAAATGTAGATCTATACTTATTGAAGCATGTGTTCACCCACGGTCAATTGTATGTTGCAGTCTCAAGAGTCACTAGCAAAAAAGGCCTCTAAAATTTCACATGTAATGCAGAAGGACAAACGCACAACACAACTACTAACGTTGTGTACAATGAAATTTTCGATAAACTGTGAGGTAATTttgaatatcattttttattttattttttatgtcattttGTAGAGATTTAATAAACTTTCTATGGTTattattcaaataattttattattaaattttaaaaatattatttatttttatagattttttgCAGGTAAAATATGTGGAATTAAAAGAGTAGATGAAAGTTCTTTTTAAGaaacatttctattttagttttacatgtatgtagacattttttttattataatagttTGACATGGCATATTAACAGTTTTTTAGTGAATAATATCCaagatttataaatatattataaaataatttctacgtctttttttatataaattataacagcaaatgatacccgtcgaaattcaacgggttacacactagtctGTATTATTACTACTACTTATTTATGTTCTTTTCTTGGTTTTTCACTTTTGATTACGAATCAATTTTTGAGATAGCCATATTGAACAATGAAATTTAATATTTGGCCCtcttattttcaaaaaatacaaattatggTTATTCTTTGGGCGGATCGGATCGGGTTAGGCTTCGGGTTCGGGTTGAGCTTATTCCGCCATTTTGCCCTATTCCATCCAAATTCCaccattttacccttaatttCACCCTAATTCCACCCTAATTTTACCATAATTCCACCCAAATTCTGCCGTCAAAATCACTCTACCTTCAACCGTTGCCAGAAATCTGCCACCATTCAACCGTCAAATCACTCCGCCTTTATCTTCTCCACCTTCGTCTTGTTCGCCTTCATCTTCGATTCCTTATACCAAATATGCCTAAATCTCGTAAAACCACCAAATCCAAGCGCGATGCAGATTCCGGATCTGCAGTAAATATCATGGATATATGCAAGGAAATCAACCGAGAGGAGAAAAAATCCGGCAAAGAAAGGTCGGGATGATCTGAGTATTGAAGAAGCGAGCACGGAATTCCCAATTAGGGCAGTGACTCTTCAATCCATCGGTGAAGAATCCAACCTTGAGAAGTCCGATGAAGAAGTCAGTGATGAAGAGCCTGACGATGAAGCCGACGACGAAGATCAGGAAGATTCGTCAAATGAGataatatctcaaaaccctaaatTAATTGTAGCATTATTTTCTCGTTTTTAGATGTGGATCCTTTGCATGAAGATTGAATGTTATGATTGAGGTTAAATCTGATTCATCATTACTTGAGTTTAAACGTTAGAATGATGGTACATTTTGTATAAATTGGCAAATTCAtgtcaattgtgtcattcattaggtaAAATTGAATCTTATGTGTAAATTTTAGCATGAAGATTGAATGTTATGATTGAGGTAAAATCTGATTCATTACTCCCTACGTCCCTGAAATaactttcttttttcctttttgggacgtcgttcaaataacttcctctttctttctttccatttttggacaactaccccaccactaacaatactttatttattcttacttttcacttttcaccactgtCAATACTAAtcataacacttttcacaacttccaattattataacactttttttccactatcagtACACTTTATAACTTTTCATTCAAATTCGTGTCGTCCCCAAAAATaaagttatttgagggacggagggagtatcatttttttggaaaattgcttgagtttgaatgttggaaTGATGGTATAATTGGTGCAAATAGATAAATTCGTGCCAATTGTCATTCATTAGGTATATTTGGCACAATTATGCTCATTTGTGTGAAATGTGATTGAATATTGAATGAATGTTAGTTGGAATTTGAAAAAttacttgagtttgaatgttgaaATGATAGTACAGTTGGTAGAAATTGACAAATTCGCGGCTCGATTGTAAAACCTACATCCACAGAAGATCAGAGGAGAACTTTCATTATCAAGAACAAGCAACAAAGAATTACAATCAAAGAGTTAAGAGATCACAGCTCACAAGCCTAACTTCAAGGCTATTGTTTTAAGACCTCTCTCCACTCTTTTCTTCAATGAATTCTACAAACTTCTAACCCGAACTATGAAGATTACAGGGAGTATTTATACAAGGAATGTGAACAAGAAACGAGCTCGCAATCTGAGCTGAAAGATAGCCCGCGCGAGAGAGAAGTTTAGCTGTTAGTTTGCTGTAATAAACTGAATTTTTGTCTTGCTTTTAAGCCCTCCAATTTCAGAGTGTTTGCAAAACAATCATTTTATTTCCATGCACTTGTACATTCACTCTTCACAAACTCCATAAatatcccattttttttttctttctttgtaaCCTACTATTTTTGAATTCATCTTTCCCCAAATTTGACATGGTTCAGATCACATTTTGTAAACAACAATAATTCTACTCCATTTAAATTCATCAATTTCCATAATTATAATTACAATGTTCATATTTGATAGTGTTTCGTGGACACATGACGTAACTCTCCGTGACATAGTTCTAGTTGGGCACTCACATTGGATACTACTATAGTATTGTCGAAACATTAATTCAGAAATTTAAATATGATCAGTTAAACTACTATATTTATTATTGTGTTATATATGAAAATACATAGTGGTGATACAAGCAA
The genomic region above belongs to Salvia miltiorrhiza cultivar Shanhuang (shh) chromosome 5, IMPLAD_Smil_shh, whole genome shotgun sequence and contains:
- the LOC131025727 gene encoding uncharacterized protein LOC131025727; translated protein: MKDVVTIFKSSKRTVTRLWAAAKKQQNKASSGIASLLLPKGRTAHSRFGIPLDCDENSTCHKIKPDSNFTRLLKKTKLIIWDEAPMTHKYCFEALDRSLKNGRTYGSDAEDIKKFAQLILSIRDGATGESIGDGEVDLRLPDDMIIRDSNNPISSIVKSTYPGVLHTVSDLEYFKDRAILAPTNNMVYSINEYVMSLMPAKERVYLSSDNICKDDGEVDLNDEVFSVEYLNTIKCLGLPSHEIKLKEGCIIILLINIDSSNELCNDTRMIVTKLGARVIEAKLISGNNTGKKFLIARMIMSP